One Archangium lipolyticum genomic region harbors:
- a CDS encoding tyrosinase family protein — protein MVELHARARALLCRESPLPPLPMTPRGELAPLVPPSPGQRFLPFLPSHQEQAVSLAARFMELANARPGEAGLSAVLDEAEQQARQGDAEWVKYALRVFIAHHPEGRVLSVPPLQERAPRLVVPSQRQELPRKGNPGTPGAEVWLDYFREDTGLNDHIDTWHAHHPAAGYPDPTNPQRRLLPDRRGELFWYTHQQLLARYDTERLAFGMPRVVPLSDYASPINEGYDPQLPGFAPRPPGLSPRGIPGYGITDHATRRDRLFTAASSGLLWHGDSPILLDSLEQLADTAESNRGSVDGEAWADPLGPYGSHHHLGHVLLACLTGPRDRTGLPGVMASPATAARDPLFYRWHRHVNDILDAWQSAHLPPHDLSDAPQVRMRKWLGDGTAPAHQSPDILLCMHRDIPGATAPDFDGQRWGEALFGGENWDSPPPAFSVTTHTLRTHMARQPVRLPDGRELLKPHLDHDPFHYFFRVENPLPREQTVTVRIYLAADAFAEDRRMWMELDRFAHTLGPSRREVIHRPSRLSSVVHERGWPAHLLLPRGRHEGLLVRLMVLLTDPELDPEPGYPFNRPFPPGQRIADLSARPQVATRNLWLHHAST, from the coding sequence CGGCCAGCGCTTCCTCCCCTTCCTGCCTTCCCACCAGGAGCAGGCGGTGTCCCTGGCGGCCCGCTTCATGGAGCTGGCCAATGCCCGGCCCGGAGAGGCGGGACTGTCGGCGGTACTCGACGAGGCCGAGCAGCAGGCGCGGCAGGGAGACGCCGAGTGGGTGAAGTACGCGCTGCGCGTCTTCATCGCCCACCACCCCGAGGGCCGCGTGCTGTCCGTGCCCCCCTTGCAGGAGCGCGCTCCGCGGCTGGTGGTGCCCTCGCAACGCCAGGAGCTGCCCCGGAAGGGAAACCCTGGCACCCCCGGCGCGGAGGTCTGGCTCGACTACTTCCGCGAGGACACCGGGCTCAACGACCACATCGACACGTGGCACGCGCATCACCCGGCGGCCGGATACCCGGATCCCACGAACCCTCAGCGCCGCCTCCTCCCGGACCGGCGCGGCGAGCTGTTCTGGTACACGCACCAGCAGCTGCTGGCCCGTTACGACACGGAGCGGCTGGCGTTCGGCATGCCCCGCGTCGTCCCCCTGAGCGACTACGCCTCCCCCATCAACGAGGGCTATGACCCGCAGCTCCCGGGCTTCGCGCCCCGGCCTCCGGGCCTGAGCCCGAGGGGAATCCCCGGCTACGGCATCACGGATCACGCCACGCGCCGCGACCGGCTCTTCACCGCGGCCTCCTCGGGGCTGCTGTGGCACGGGGACTCGCCCATCCTCCTCGACAGCCTCGAGCAGCTCGCCGACACGGCCGAGTCCAACAGGGGCTCCGTGGATGGCGAGGCCTGGGCGGATCCGCTCGGCCCCTACGGCTCACACCACCACCTGGGGCACGTGCTCCTCGCGTGCCTGACGGGCCCCCGGGACAGGACGGGCCTTCCCGGGGTCATGGCCTCCCCGGCCACCGCGGCGAGGGATCCGCTCTTCTACCGCTGGCACCGCCACGTGAACGACATCCTCGACGCGTGGCAGAGCGCCCACCTGCCACCGCACGACCTGTCCGACGCGCCCCAGGTGCGGATGCGCAAGTGGCTCGGCGATGGAACGGCTCCGGCGCACCAGAGCCCGGACATCCTCCTGTGCATGCACCGGGACATCCCCGGCGCCACAGCACCGGACTTCGACGGACAGCGTTGGGGCGAGGCCCTGTTCGGCGGCGAGAACTGGGACAGCCCTCCTCCGGCCTTCTCCGTGACGACGCACACGCTGCGCACCCACATGGCACGGCAACCGGTGCGGCTCCCGGACGGACGGGAGCTCCTCAAGCCGCACCTCGATCACGACCCGTTCCACTACTTCTTCCGGGTGGAGAACCCGCTGCCCCGCGAGCAGACGGTGACGGTGCGCATCTACCTCGCGGCGGACGCGTTCGCCGAGGATCGCCGGATGTGGATGGAGCTGGACAGGTTCGCCCACACGCTGGGGCCCTCGCGGCGGGAGGTCATCCACCGGCCCTCGCGGCTGTCCTCCGTGGTGCACGAGCGCGGCTGGCCCGCCCACCTGCTGCTGCCTCGCGGCCGGCACGAGGGCCTGCTCGTGCGGTTGATGGTGCTGCTCACCGACCCGGAGTTGGATCCCGAGCCGGGCTACCCGTTCAACCGGCCCTTCCCTCCGGGACAGCGCATCGCGGACCTCTCCGCGCGGCCCCAGGTCGCGACGCGCAACCTGTGGCTCCACCACGCCTCGACCTGA